A portion of the Daphnia magna isolate NIES linkage group LG4, ASM2063170v1.1, whole genome shotgun sequence genome contains these proteins:
- the LOC116920532 gene encoding uncharacterized protein LOC116920532 isoform X2, whose translation MFKFCLLLSVALMFQAGRACDGNNEAEQLAAARQESDEYFASAYGFDSAPWGSSDYQPSARVQGYVNPYEGRSPQNRVQANYNPFKKYFNIANENDQPEGRFALGGLGANIINTGLFNNRFTPANTWRPFSSLSNRIPVTVNPNFNNPLSNFDACTSPSGDSGICAPGSVCSLFGGRPSGSCVLGKVCCINAITTCGGTVTLNNTYWQSSSTPVSAPSTCALTVRLDTKLVEQLAKPICQIRLDFVSFTTQQPTGGTCTDSFIVGGSTNVVPIICGDNSGQHMYIDVSSSALTPTDVQLMFNFAAGTATRTWNIKIAMLPCGASYLAPPGCLQYFTASSGRVRSFNWQDVAPTANPRQLNNQNYNICFRTELVTGQQRATQMCLTPCTVTPGAVPFALTAVATAAASAVVGTVADTCYYDFLAIVGGTNLATAATADRFCGNALNPTPAGTNVEVCTRVRPFRITYVTDGTEALIPAVVAPPVVSAVADVSNVGFCLDYLER comes from the exons atgttcaaattttgtttgctCTTGTCAGTCGCTTTGATGTTCCAAGCCGGCCGTGCTTGCGATGGTAATAACGAGGCGGAGCAACTAGCGGCTGCCAGACAAGAATCAGACGAGTACTTTGCAAGTGCCTATGGATTCGATTCGGCTCCGTGGGGATCTTCTGACTACCAACCCAGCGCTCGTGTTCAAg GGTATGTCAACCCATATGAAGGCCGCTCACCTCAAAACAGGGTGCAAGCCAACTACAATCCGTTCAAGAAATATTTCA aCATCGCTAATGAAAACGATCAGCCAGAAGGTCGTTTCGCCCTCGGTGGTTTGGGTGCCAACATTATCAATACTGGCCTTTTCAACAACCGATTCACCCCAGCGAATACTTGGAGGCCCTTCTCCAGCCTTTCCAACCGAATCCCGGTTACGGTGAATCCTAATTTTAATAACCCACTATCCAACTTCGATGCCTGCACATCGCCCAGCGGGGACTCTGGAATCTGTGCGCCAGGATCCGTCTGTTCTCTCTTCGGTGGACGCCCTAGTGGTTCATGTGTATTGGGCAAAGTTTGCTGCATCA atgCGATTACCACTTGCGGAGGAACTGTCACTTTGAACAACACATACTGGCAATCTTCATCCACACCAGTTAGCGCACCCTCCACTTGTGCCTTGACTGTCCGTCTGGATACTAAACTGGTGGAACAATTAGCAAAACCCATTTGCCAAATTCG ATTGGATTTCGTTTCATTCACGACGCAACAGCCGACAGGTGGAACATGCACAGATTCCTTTATAGTTGGCGGATCCACGAACGTAGTTCCGATTATTTGCGGCGATAACAGCGGACAGCACA TGTACATTGATGTTTCGTCTTCTGCCCTTACTCCAACTGATGTTCAGCTCATGTTTAATTTTGCGGCCGGGACAGCTACTCGTACATGGAACATAAAAATCGCTATGCTCCCATGCGGTGCCTCCTACCTAG CTCCTCCTGGTTGCCTCCAATATTTCACTGCTTCTTCTGGCAGAGTAAGGTCGTTTAATTGGCAAGACGTCGCCCCTACTGCAAATCCACGCCAGCTCAACAATCAAAATTACAACATTTGTTTCCGGACTGAACTTGTTACGGGACAG CAGAGAGCAACCCAGATGTGCTTGACCCCTTGCACGGTAACTCCAGGGGCTGTTCCGTTCGCTTTAACAGCCGTCGCCACTGCTGCAGCTAGTGCAGTTGTTGGCACGGTTGCCGATACTTGCTATTACGATTTCCTTGCTATAGTAGGCGGAACCAACCTCGCAACCGCCGCTACAGCGGATCGTTTTTGTGGTAACGCACTGAACCCAACACCGGCTGGAACCAACGTCGAAGTTTGCA CCAGGGTTAGGCCTTTCAGGATTACTTACGTAACTGATGGTACCGAAGCTCTCATCCCTGCAGTCGTTGCTCCCCCTGTAGTAAGTGCGGTAGCAGATGTAAGCAATGTTGGATTTTGTCTGGACTACCTCGAACGATAA
- the LOC116920532 gene encoding uncharacterized protein LOC116920532 isoform X3, translating to MFKFCLLLSVALMFQAGRACDGNNEAEQLAAARQESDEYFASAYGFDSAPWGSSDYQPSARVQGYVNPYEGRSPQNRVQANYNPFKKYFNIANENDQPEGRFALGGLGANIINTGLFNNRFTPANTWRPFSSLSNRIPVTVNPNFNNPLSNFDACTSPSGDSGICAPGSVCSLFGGRPSGSCVLGKVCCINAITTCGGTVTLNNTYWQSSSTPVSAPSTCALTVRLDTKLVEQLAKPICQIRLDFVSFTTQQPTGGTCTDSFIVGGSTNVVPIICGDNSGQHMYIDVSSSALTPTDVQLMFNFAAGTATRTWNIKIAMLPCGASYLAPPGCLQYFTASSGRVRSFNWQDVAPTANPRQLNNQNYNICFRTELVTGQRATQMCLTPCTVTPGAVPFALTAVATAAASAVVGTVADTCYYDFLAIVGGTNLATAATADRFCGNALNPTPAGTNVEVCTRVRPFRITYVTDGTEALIPAVVAPPVVSAVADVSNVGFCLDYLER from the exons atgttcaaattttgtttgctCTTGTCAGTCGCTTTGATGTTCCAAGCCGGCCGTGCTTGCGATGGTAATAACGAGGCGGAGCAACTAGCGGCTGCCAGACAAGAATCAGACGAGTACTTTGCAAGTGCCTATGGATTCGATTCGGCTCCGTGGGGATCTTCTGACTACCAACCCAGCGCTCGTGTTCAAg GGTATGTCAACCCATATGAAGGCCGCTCACCTCAAAACAGGGTGCAAGCCAACTACAATCCGTTCAAGAAATATTTCA aCATCGCTAATGAAAACGATCAGCCAGAAGGTCGTTTCGCCCTCGGTGGTTTGGGTGCCAACATTATCAATACTGGCCTTTTCAACAACCGATTCACCCCAGCGAATACTTGGAGGCCCTTCTCCAGCCTTTCCAACCGAATCCCGGTTACGGTGAATCCTAATTTTAATAACCCACTATCCAACTTCGATGCCTGCACATCGCCCAGCGGGGACTCTGGAATCTGTGCGCCAGGATCCGTCTGTTCTCTCTTCGGTGGACGCCCTAGTGGTTCATGTGTATTGGGCAAAGTTTGCTGCATCA atgCGATTACCACTTGCGGAGGAACTGTCACTTTGAACAACACATACTGGCAATCTTCATCCACACCAGTTAGCGCACCCTCCACTTGTGCCTTGACTGTCCGTCTGGATACTAAACTGGTGGAACAATTAGCAAAACCCATTTGCCAAATTCG ATTGGATTTCGTTTCATTCACGACGCAACAGCCGACAGGTGGAACATGCACAGATTCCTTTATAGTTGGCGGATCCACGAACGTAGTTCCGATTATTTGCGGCGATAACAGCGGACAGCACA TGTACATTGATGTTTCGTCTTCTGCCCTTACTCCAACTGATGTTCAGCTCATGTTTAATTTTGCGGCCGGGACAGCTACTCGTACATGGAACATAAAAATCGCTATGCTCCCATGCGGTGCCTCCTACCTAG CTCCTCCTGGTTGCCTCCAATATTTCACTGCTTCTTCTGGCAGAGTAAGGTCGTTTAATTGGCAAGACGTCGCCCCTACTGCAAATCCACGCCAGCTCAACAATCAAAATTACAACATTTGTTTCCGGACTGAACTTGTTACGGGACAG AGAGCAACCCAGATGTGCTTGACCCCTTGCACGGTAACTCCAGGGGCTGTTCCGTTCGCTTTAACAGCCGTCGCCACTGCTGCAGCTAGTGCAGTTGTTGGCACGGTTGCCGATACTTGCTATTACGATTTCCTTGCTATAGTAGGCGGAACCAACCTCGCAACCGCCGCTACAGCGGATCGTTTTTGTGGTAACGCACTGAACCCAACACCGGCTGGAACCAACGTCGAAGTTTGCA CCAGGGTTAGGCCTTTCAGGATTACTTACGTAACTGATGGTACCGAAGCTCTCATCCCTGCAGTCGTTGCTCCCCCTGTAGTAAGTGCGGTAGCAGATGTAAGCAATGTTGGATTTTGTCTGGACTACCTCGAACGATAA
- the LOC116920532 gene encoding uncharacterized protein LOC116920532 isoform X1: MFKFCLLLSVALMFQAGRACDGNNEAEQLAAARQESDEYFASAYGFDSAPWGSSDYQPSARVQGYVNPYEGRSPQNRVQANYNPFKKYFSKYIALIHQSYINTKLIQHFVLDIANENDQPEGRFALGGLGANIINTGLFNNRFTPANTWRPFSSLSNRIPVTVNPNFNNPLSNFDACTSPSGDSGICAPGSVCSLFGGRPSGSCVLGKVCCINAITTCGGTVTLNNTYWQSSSTPVSAPSTCALTVRLDTKLVEQLAKPICQIRLDFVSFTTQQPTGGTCTDSFIVGGSTNVVPIICGDNSGQHMYIDVSSSALTPTDVQLMFNFAAGTATRTWNIKIAMLPCGASYLAPPGCLQYFTASSGRVRSFNWQDVAPTANPRQLNNQNYNICFRTELVTGQRATQMCLTPCTVTPGAVPFALTAVATAAASAVVGTVADTCYYDFLAIVGGTNLATAATADRFCGNALNPTPAGTNVEVCTRVRPFRITYVTDGTEALIPAVVAPPVVSAVADVSNVGFCLDYLER, from the exons atgttcaaattttgtttgctCTTGTCAGTCGCTTTGATGTTCCAAGCCGGCCGTGCTTGCGATGGTAATAACGAGGCGGAGCAACTAGCGGCTGCCAGACAAGAATCAGACGAGTACTTTGCAAGTGCCTATGGATTCGATTCGGCTCCGTGGGGATCTTCTGACTACCAACCCAGCGCTCGTGTTCAAg GGTATGTCAACCCATATGAAGGCCGCTCACCTCAAAACAGGGTGCAAGCCAACTACAATCCGTTCAAGAAATATTTCAGTAAGTATATAGCTTTAATACATCAATCttacataaacacaaaactaatacaacattttgttttagaCATCGCTAATGAAAACGATCAGCCAGAAGGTCGTTTCGCCCTCGGTGGTTTGGGTGCCAACATTATCAATACTGGCCTTTTCAACAACCGATTCACCCCAGCGAATACTTGGAGGCCCTTCTCCAGCCTTTCCAACCGAATCCCGGTTACGGTGAATCCTAATTTTAATAACCCACTATCCAACTTCGATGCCTGCACATCGCCCAGCGGGGACTCTGGAATCTGTGCGCCAGGATCCGTCTGTTCTCTCTTCGGTGGACGCCCTAGTGGTTCATGTGTATTGGGCAAAGTTTGCTGCATCA atgCGATTACCACTTGCGGAGGAACTGTCACTTTGAACAACACATACTGGCAATCTTCATCCACACCAGTTAGCGCACCCTCCACTTGTGCCTTGACTGTCCGTCTGGATACTAAACTGGTGGAACAATTAGCAAAACCCATTTGCCAAATTCG ATTGGATTTCGTTTCATTCACGACGCAACAGCCGACAGGTGGAACATGCACAGATTCCTTTATAGTTGGCGGATCCACGAACGTAGTTCCGATTATTTGCGGCGATAACAGCGGACAGCACA TGTACATTGATGTTTCGTCTTCTGCCCTTACTCCAACTGATGTTCAGCTCATGTTTAATTTTGCGGCCGGGACAGCTACTCGTACATGGAACATAAAAATCGCTATGCTCCCATGCGGTGCCTCCTACCTAG CTCCTCCTGGTTGCCTCCAATATTTCACTGCTTCTTCTGGCAGAGTAAGGTCGTTTAATTGGCAAGACGTCGCCCCTACTGCAAATCCACGCCAGCTCAACAATCAAAATTACAACATTTGTTTCCGGACTGAACTTGTTACGGGACAG AGAGCAACCCAGATGTGCTTGACCCCTTGCACGGTAACTCCAGGGGCTGTTCCGTTCGCTTTAACAGCCGTCGCCACTGCTGCAGCTAGTGCAGTTGTTGGCACGGTTGCCGATACTTGCTATTACGATTTCCTTGCTATAGTAGGCGGAACCAACCTCGCAACCGCCGCTACAGCGGATCGTTTTTGTGGTAACGCACTGAACCCAACACCGGCTGGAACCAACGTCGAAGTTTGCA CCAGGGTTAGGCCTTTCAGGATTACTTACGTAACTGATGGTACCGAAGCTCTCATCCCTGCAGTCGTTGCTCCCCCTGTAGTAAGTGCGGTAGCAGATGTAAGCAATGTTGGATTTTGTCTGGACTACCTCGAACGATAA
- the LOC116920552 gene encoding uncharacterized protein LOC116920552 yields the protein MIFTTMEGKKYFLDLEINGYNLIMKVDSGCHDSIINKRTWKGLGQHSLTNINTIRRSATGAEVGVKGGFNAKVLLAGREHHLSLLVSENEITRNLIGRRWFPTLMDIDWNIFFNHETITIRSNVPIRTKNKLKASAMTHRTKPFHLNVRIETIELRMMLDTGATSSIIQQSLWGELGSPALTPTTRVMRDTSNNIVELMGECNVKVEYMGQRAKLPLIVANDDRIEAVIGTRWFSLISFDFNSIFINMEFQLTVKFVEETREKQPIKERQKIVF from the coding sequence ATGATCTTTACCACCATGGAGGGTAAGAAATATTTTCTCGATTTGGAAATCAATGGTTATAATTTAATTATGAAAGTAGATTCTGGATGTCACGACTCGATCATCAATAAGCGGACCTGGAAGGGACTTGGCCAACACTCGTTAACCAACATCAACACCATCAGGCGATCGGCCACAGGGGCAGAAGTTGGTGTTAAAGGAGGATTTAATGCAAAAGTCCTATTGGCTGGAAGAGAACATCATCTATCACTTCTAGTGTCAGAAAATGAGATAACGCGGAATCTGATTGGACGGAGGTGGTTTCCAACTCTAATGGATATCGATTGGAATATCTTTTTCAATCATGAAACCATAACTATTCGATCAAATGTTCCCATCCGCACAAAGAACAAGTTGAAAGCATCTGCCATGACGCATAGAACTAAGCCGTTCCATCTCAACGTTAGGATAGAAACCATCGAACTGCGCATGATGTTGGATACCGGGGCAACGTCATCGATCATCCAGCAATCACTTTGGGGAGAGCTAGGTAGCCCTGCTTTGACTCCTACGACGCGAGTAATGCGTGACACGTCAAATAACATCGTGGAACTGATGGGAGAATGCAACGTCAAGGTAGAGTATATGGGTCAAAGGGCAAAGCTTCCATTGATTGTAGCTAATGACGATCGTATAGAAGCAGTTATTGGAACTCGATGGTTCTCActcatttcttttgattttaattCGATATTTATCAACATGGAGTTCCAGTTGACAGTGAAATTCGTAGAGGAGACTAGGGAAAAGCAGCCCATAAAGGAGAGGCAGAAAATCGTTTTTTGA